A section of the Candidatus Krumholzibacteriia bacterium genome encodes:
- the flgN gene encoding flagellar export chaperone FlgN: protein MNATTDTSWSDLVRQLELELEGLSRLVRLSHRQCHYLMRRDERRIHANVRAIDTTLADLRAANARRTGTLRNLGITERGRKGLKIATERADTPWRERVQALEVALARVMELLGHKNLQNYQLSRFSLDSVGEEMRLLLGASEDPGSTYDAGGAAGDPALRGAVDGRA from the coding sequence ATGAACGCGACGACCGACACGTCCTGGTCCGACCTGGTGCGCCAGCTCGAACTCGAGCTGGAGGGCCTGAGCCGTCTCGTGAGGCTCTCGCATCGACAATGCCACTACTTGATGCGCCGCGACGAACGGCGGATCCACGCCAATGTCCGGGCCATCGACACGACACTGGCGGACCTGCGCGCCGCAAATGCGCGCCGGACCGGGACTCTCCGGAACCTGGGGATCACGGAGCGGGGCCGGAAAGGACTCAAGATCGCCACGGAACGCGCCGATACCCCCTGGCGAGAGCGGGTCCAGGCGCTGGAGGTTGCCCTCGCCCGGGTGATGGAACTCCTGGGTCACAAGAACCTCCAGAACTATCAGCTGTCCCGTTTCTCCCTGGATTCCGTCGGTGAGGAAATGCGCCTGCTCCTGGGCGCCTCCGAGGATCCGGGTTCGACCTACGACGCCGGGGGAGCGGCCGGGGATCCGGCGCTGCGCGGCGCGGTCGACGGGAGGGCCTGA
- a CDS encoding flagellar basal body P-ring protein FlgI: protein MTLLRKVFVALVVLGVSIPASPSTARSPERIKDIVRFDDEVMMPLIGTGLVIGLAGTGDGNGFEASIEALVRNLERLGVTVDPNGLRTRNVAMVQITASVRSRARPGDRFDVTVSSIGDAKSLEGGTLLAAALNGVTDGETYAIASGQVSIGGFNVESGANNRVQKNHATVGMVSSGGQVHRSLPGGPRSDHIGLLLNHPDRSTASNVARSINERFPSTARAEDAGFVRVYLPDGWVDDPVGFMAELGEIRAVTDAKARVVVNERTGTIVVGGGVRLREAAVAHGSLNIEIRTRYRVSQPNSFNESGETVVVPDVQTFVNDAEAHVLRLPDTVTVQDIVDVLNGMGASPRDIIAMLQALRAAGSLQAELEVM from the coding sequence ATGACTCTGCTTCGCAAGGTCTTCGTCGCTCTCGTGGTTCTCGGTGTGTCGATCCCGGCCTCGCCTTCGACGGCGAGGAGTCCGGAACGCATCAAGGACATCGTGCGCTTCGACGACGAGGTCATGATGCCGCTGATCGGCACCGGGCTGGTGATCGGTCTGGCCGGCACGGGCGACGGCAACGGATTCGAGGCCTCGATCGAGGCTCTGGTCCGCAACCTCGAACGCCTGGGTGTGACCGTCGACCCGAACGGCCTGCGCACGAGGAACGTGGCCATGGTGCAGATCACGGCCAGCGTGCGGTCGCGAGCCCGTCCGGGCGATCGCTTCGACGTCACCGTCAGCTCCATCGGCGACGCCAAGAGCCTGGAGGGCGGGACGCTCCTCGCGGCGGCCCTGAACGGAGTGACCGACGGCGAGACCTACGCCATCGCCAGCGGACAGGTGTCGATCGGTGGATTCAACGTCGAGAGCGGCGCGAACAACCGCGTGCAGAAGAACCACGCCACCGTGGGCATGGTCAGCAGCGGGGGACAGGTGCACCGGTCGCTCCCCGGGGGGCCGCGATCGGACCACATCGGTCTCCTGCTGAACCATCCCGACCGGTCCACGGCGAGCAACGTGGCCAGGTCGATCAACGAGCGCTTCCCGTCGACGGCCCGGGCCGAGGACGCGGGTTTCGTCCGCGTGTACCTGCCCGACGGCTGGGTCGACGATCCCGTGGGATTCATGGCCGAGCTGGGCGAGATCCGCGCGGTGACCGATGCCAAGGCACGCGTGGTGGTCAATGAACGCACGGGCACGATCGTCGTGGGCGGCGGAGTGAGACTGCGCGAGGCGGCGGTGGCCCACGGAAGCCTGAACATCGAGATCCGCACGCGGTACCGCGTGAGTCAGCCGAACAGCTTCAACGAGTCGGGAGAGACGGTGGTCGTGCCCGACGTCCAGACCTTCGTCAACGATGCCGAGGCCCATGTCCTGCGGCTGCCGGACACCGTCACGGTGCAGGACATCGTGGATGTGCTCAACGGCATGGGGGCGTCGCCGCGCGACATCATCGCCATGCTCCAGGCCCTGCGGGCGGCCGGGTCGTTGCAGGCGGAGCTCGAGGTGATGTGA
- the csrA gene encoding carbon storage regulator CsrA: MLVLSRKRNEKIVIGDGITVTVLEVRGDQVQLGIDAPREIPVHRYEVFEQIKRTTDEAARSDLDSLEELRRLRRKKSEDDD, translated from the coding sequence GTGCTCGTCCTCAGTCGCAAACGCAACGAGAAGATCGTGATCGGGGACGGGATCACCGTGACCGTTCTCGAGGTCCGTGGTGACCAGGTGCAGCTGGGGATCGATGCTCCCCGCGAGATTCCGGTGCACCGCTACGAGGTCTTCGAACAGATCAAGCGCACCACCGACGAGGCGGCGCGAAGTGACCTGGATTCGCTCGAGGAGCTACGCCGACTGCGCCGGAAGAAGAGCGAGGACGACGACTGA
- the fliS gene encoding flagellar export chaperone FliS, with product MDNQRAVHQYTATAVETGSPARLVAMLYQGALKYIGEAQEAIANGDTARKGDRINRAMRIVQELGNALDESVAPELVGRLALLYEYVEHELLQASTYNRSSHLENCLRVLGRLARSWEELAEQNVQPGGEQAASPSHTESSAPSSDSADPTGDRVPSLSISA from the coding sequence ATGGACAATCAGCGCGCAGTCCATCAGTACACCGCCACCGCCGTCGAGACGGGATCCCCCGCCCGACTCGTCGCCATGCTCTACCAGGGAGCTCTGAAGTACATCGGCGAGGCGCAGGAGGCGATCGCCAACGGCGACACCGCGCGCAAGGGCGACCGGATCAACCGCGCCATGCGGATCGTCCAGGAGCTGGGCAACGCGCTCGACGAGAGTGTCGCCCCGGAACTGGTCGGTCGGCTCGCCCTGCTGTACGAGTACGTGGAACACGAGCTGCTGCAGGCCAGCACCTACAACCGGAGCTCGCACCTCGAGAACTGCCTTCGTGTCCTGGGCCGCCTGGCCCGCTCCTGGGAAGAACTCGCCGAGCAGAACGTTCAGCCGGGCGGTGAGCAGGCTGCGTCGCCGTCGCACACCGAGTCGTCTGCCCCGTCATCCGACAGCGCGGACCCGACCGGCGACCGGGTGCCGAGCCTGTCGATCTCGGCATGA
- the flgK gene encoding flagellar hook-associated protein FlgK: MSGIGLISALDVAVSGMFVSQMATQVINHNIANANTPGYSRQFLRIGSQDPLQVTYGSIGRGATSLGVERAQNDFLQQQLVDQSALLGDYTAMDGTLRSVEEVLGGLDNDRIRTAMGEFFEAWQGLSLDTNSDGAREAVVGATANLARQFNQIDSSLAQIERDTRDTFEAYVTDVNAMLNRVADLNGRIVAESAGGHRPNDLMDQRQQVLDALAETTRFTTNERGDGSVDVMIEGRAVVTRSHVNELRVQESTTADGGRVQEAVFGGKNPVVVPFQAGALAGYQRMSNDMVPGIRAQLDELASEIIRRVNDLHESGVTAEGVGVSLFNGNSAATMSINEAVANNNRLVAAGRDGTPGDNTLAKDIANLGATVVDGHDRSLDDMYFTFIGGVANDRGLYDSLLSGQQGIVESARTRLEAEKGVNIDEELANLVIYQRSYEANARVVRAVDEMLATLVGII, from the coding sequence ATGTCCGGCATCGGACTCATCAGCGCGTTGGACGTGGCCGTCAGCGGCATGTTCGTGAGCCAGATGGCCACGCAGGTCATCAATCACAACATCGCCAACGCCAACACACCGGGATACTCGCGTCAGTTCCTGCGGATCGGTTCGCAGGACCCCCTGCAGGTGACCTACGGCTCGATCGGCCGCGGGGCGACGTCCCTGGGCGTCGAGCGCGCCCAGAACGACTTCCTGCAGCAGCAGCTGGTGGACCAGAGCGCCCTTCTGGGTGACTACACGGCCATGGACGGGACGCTGCGGTCGGTCGAGGAGGTCCTGGGCGGACTGGACAACGACCGGATCCGTACCGCGATGGGGGAATTCTTCGAAGCCTGGCAGGGCCTGTCGCTCGACACCAACTCCGACGGTGCCCGCGAGGCGGTGGTGGGGGCGACGGCGAACCTCGCGCGCCAGTTCAACCAGATCGATTCGTCGTTGGCCCAGATCGAACGGGACACGCGCGACACCTTCGAAGCCTACGTGACCGACGTGAACGCCATGCTGAACCGCGTGGCCGATCTCAACGGCCGGATCGTCGCGGAGTCGGCGGGCGGTCACCGCCCCAACGACCTCATGGACCAGCGGCAGCAGGTCCTCGACGCACTGGCCGAGACCACGCGGTTCACCACGAACGAGCGCGGCGACGGCAGCGTGGACGTCATGATCGAGGGGCGCGCCGTGGTCACGCGCTCCCACGTGAACGAGCTGCGGGTCCAGGAGAGCACCACGGCCGACGGCGGCCGGGTCCAGGAGGCGGTGTTCGGCGGCAAGAACCCCGTGGTCGTGCCCTTCCAGGCGGGTGCCCTGGCCGGTTACCAACGCATGTCCAACGACATGGTTCCGGGGATCCGGGCCCAGCTCGACGAGCTGGCCTCGGAGATCATCCGCCGTGTCAACGATCTGCACGAGAGCGGGGTGACGGCCGAGGGTGTGGGCGTATCGCTGTTCAACGGGAACTCGGCGGCCACCATGTCGATCAACGAGGCGGTCGCGAACAACAATCGCCTGGTGGCCGCGGGTCGCGATGGAACCCCGGGCGACAACACGTTGGCCAAGGACATCGCCAACCTCGGAGCCACGGTGGTCGACGGCCACGACCGCTCGCTCGACGACATGTACTTCACGTTCATCGGTGGGGTGGCGAACGACCGCGGGCTGTACGACTCGTTGCTCTCCGGCCAACAGGGCATCGTCGAGTCCGCCCGGACCCGTCTCGAGGCCGAGAAGGGCGTGAACATCGACGAAGAACTGGCGAACCTCGTGATCTATCAGCGCTCCTACGAGGCGAATGCGCGCGTGGTGCGCGCCGTCGACGAGATGCTGGCCACCCTCGTCGGCATCATCTAG
- the fliW gene encoding flagellar assembly protein FliW, which translates to MRIESQRIGTFEVDDRSLIQFPSGLVGLPARSRFVILEFDRDVPLAWMQHVDDPEFGLPVADPGIFVQDYQVEVPRSDVADLDLGSLDDAVMLVVTTIHHGGIMVTGNLRAPLVVNLANRRGRQIVLDRPDLDVRALVDPIAFARASRTPGAQAVTAEPVSG; encoded by the coding sequence ATGCGCATCGAGAGCCAACGCATCGGGACCTTCGAGGTCGACGACCGGAGCCTGATCCAGTTCCCCTCGGGCCTGGTGGGATTGCCGGCCCGCAGCCGTTTCGTGATCCTCGAGTTCGACCGAGACGTACCGCTGGCGTGGATGCAGCACGTCGACGACCCGGAATTCGGACTCCCGGTAGCCGATCCGGGGATCTTCGTGCAGGATTACCAGGTCGAGGTACCTCGGTCCGACGTGGCCGATCTCGATCTCGGGTCACTGGACGACGCCGTCATGCTGGTGGTGACGACGATCCACCACGGTGGCATCATGGTGACCGGAAACCTGCGCGCCCCGCTGGTGGTGAATCTGGCCAACCGGCGCGGTCGACAGATCGTTCTCGATCGACCGGACCTCGACGTGCGGGCTCTGGTGGATCCGATCGCCTTTGCCCGGGCCTCGCGGACTCCCGGGGCCCAAGCCGTGACGGCGGAACCCGTGTCGGGCTGA
- a CDS encoding flagellar basal body L-ring protein FlgH yields MKRLVVGVWTLLLALACVPALAGAGDPYLDLDRSTGGVSNQKAFRVGDIVTVLVVENAQASTTAKTDANTKSEISGGPGLGILNQITDWGLETENKFAGDGKSSRTGSLNTQMSTRVVEQLRNGNLRLAGERTVEINGEMQIIELTGIVRPQDVRADNTVESTLIADAVISYSGDGPVADAHSPGLLTRIANFLF; encoded by the coding sequence ATGAAGCGTCTCGTCGTAGGTGTCTGGACCCTTCTTCTCGCGCTCGCCTGTGTCCCGGCCCTCGCCGGAGCCGGCGATCCCTATCTCGACCTGGACCGCTCCACCGGCGGTGTGTCGAACCAGAAGGCCTTTCGGGTGGGCGACATCGTCACCGTCCTGGTCGTCGAGAACGCCCAGGCCAGCACCACCGCCAAGACCGATGCCAACACGAAGTCCGAGATCAGCGGCGGTCCAGGACTCGGGATCCTGAACCAGATCACCGACTGGGGCCTCGAGACCGAGAACAAGTTCGCCGGCGACGGCAAGAGCTCGCGGACGGGTTCGTTGAACACGCAGATGAGCACCCGGGTGGTCGAGCAGCTCCGCAACGGCAACCTGCGCCTGGCGGGCGAACGCACCGTCGAGATCAACGGCGAGATGCAGATCATCGAGCTCACGGGGATCGTTCGTCCGCAGGACGTGCGTGCCGACAACACGGTCGAGTCGACGCTGATCGCCGACGCCGTGATCAGTTACTCGGGAGACGGTCCGGTGGCCGACGCGCATTCGCCGGGACTGCTCACGCGCATCGCGAACTTCCTGTTCTGA
- a CDS encoding rod-binding protein codes for MSDLHAIGVKPTVPASSKTEVSPELMEAAREFESLLLNTMIKAMRDSVTRSDLFGDTKHVETYEQMLDQEYAKAMSRQGGLGFARMIVEQLGGEQDPGAGLESLRNAASRLQAAKRGYEAYGEAASAVRPDALGGER; via the coding sequence ATGAGCGATCTGCACGCGATCGGAGTCAAGCCCACAGTGCCGGCGTCGTCGAAGACCGAAGTCTCACCGGAGCTGATGGAGGCCGCACGGGAATTCGAATCGCTTCTGCTGAACACCATGATCAAGGCCATGCGCGACAGCGTGACGCGCAGCGACCTGTTCGGCGACACGAAGCACGTGGAGACCTACGAGCAGATGCTCGACCAGGAGTACGCGAAGGCCATGTCCCGTCAGGGCGGGCTGGGCTTCGCGCGCATGATCGTGGAACAGCTCGGCGGTGAGCAGGACCCCGGTGCGGGCCTCGAATCGCTGCGAAACGCCGCATCGCGCCTCCAGGCCGCGAAGCGTGGCTACGAAGCCTACGGCGAGGCCGCTTCCGCGGTCCGTCCCGACGCCCTGGGAGGCGAACGATGA